CGCCAGGCTCAGGCCCGGGGTCTCGCTGCTGAAGTTCTGCAGGCCCTGGCTGAAGTCCACGTCCTGCGCCCATTGCAGCTCATAACGCGTCACACCGGCGGAGGCACGCCAGCGCAGGTTCAGCTGCTCGCCGGCAACCTCGGCTTCGGCCGGCTCCGGGCTGGGCGGCAGCGGCCGCAGCTCGAAGGCCTGGCCGTCGCCGAAGGGGCCGCGCGACTCACCCTGCAGCGAGGCCAGGCGCCAGTGATAGCGGCCGTGGGGCAGGCGGGCGCTGTGGCTGATGTCGGCGATGCCGGTCTGGTCCAGCTGCAGCTCGCGGAACTCGGCGTCGCGCGCGACCTGCAGGCGGTAGGCTTGGGCTGCGTTGTTGCGCGTCCAGCGGAACTCGAGCTGGTCACCGTAGAGCCGGGCATCGGCCATCGGCGCCTGGCTGAACGGCGGCTCGGGCCGGGCCTGGATCTGCAGCAGGCGCTCACTGGCCTGGCCCTCCAGGCCAAGCGCATCGATGGCGCGCAGGCGCAGGCGGTAGCGCCCGTCGGGGGGCAGTTCCTCCCAGCTCAGCTCGGGCTCGCTGCCGCGGTGATCGAGCAGCAGGCGGCTGAAGTCACCCTCGGCAAACAGCTGCGCCCGGTAAGCACGCGCGCCTGGGCGCGCCGGCCAGCGCAGGCGCAGTGGCAGGCGCTCCACCACGGGCAGCTCGGCCGGCAGGGCCGGCGCGCTCAGCAAGGGCGCGGCCTGCGGTTTGCTCCGACCCTCGGCCACCATGCCCATGCCGGCGGGCACCGCCAGCGAGGCATGGCCACTGCTGTCGGCCGCGACCCGGCCTTCCAGCACCTCCATGCGCGCCGATTCGGCCT
This region of Paucibacter aquatile genomic DNA includes:
- a CDS encoding FecR family protein encodes the protein MQHTIQCSGRLRQLAAALAFGLLAPAAAPVLARGSAQPISAPVEADSDWHYRIQPGDTLIGLTERYLLPGRHWRDLQRLNRVADPLRLPPGGVLRMPLAWLSREASVAQTVFVQGQVTLQRSGQAEQRLAAGQELRSGDRLRSAAQSSATLRFVDGSRLLIPPLSDLSLEQLLVYGRSAIPSVQLRLHEGGADSQVTPTGGRVPHYEIRTPHVNLGVRGTEFRVHLQAESARMEVLEGRVAADSSGHASLAVPAGMGMVAEGRSKPQAAPLLSAPALPAELPVVERLPLRLRWPARPGARAYRAQLFAEGDFSRLLLDHRGSEPELSWEELPPDGRYRLRLRAIDALGLEGQASERLLQIQARPEPPFSQAPMADARLYGDQLEFRWTRNNAAQAYRLQVARDAEFRELQLDQTGIADISHSARLPHGRYHWRLASLQGESRGPFGDGQAFELRPLPPSPEPAEAEVAGEQLNLRWRASAGVTRYELQWAQDVDFSQGLQNFSSETPGLSLARPGPGRYFLRVRGLDELGHPGPYGQVQEIEVPYPRWLWLLPLLLLGL